TTGTGGGGCTTTGCGAATTTGAAGGCGCTATTTACAATGCGGATGGACTGGATGTCGAAGCTGTATTTCAGCATCGCAAAAGTACCGGTTCGATTTTGGGCTATGCAGGTGCTGCAATCGAATTCAAGAACTCGATGGAAGGGCTGGAGCAGGATTGCGATATCCTGGTACCCGCTGCGCTGGAAAACCAGATAACTGACGCCAATGTTAAAAACATCAAGGCAAAAATAATCGCCGAAGGTGCCAACGGGCCGACGTCTCCAGATGCGGAAACAGTTTTCTACGCCAAAGGGGGCCTGATCATCCCGGATATGTATGCCAACGCCGGTGGTGTTACGGTATCCTACTTCGAGTGGTTGAAAAACCTTTCGCATGTTGCGTTCGGCCGGATGAACCGTCGTTTTGAGGAAACTGCCAATACCAACCTGGTAAATATGGTTGAAGGTATAACAGGCGTGGCATTGACCCCTATGCAGCGGTCTACGATCATCAAAGGAGCGTCTGAACTTGAACTGGTAAATTCAGGATTGGAAGATACCATGATCAGATCGTATCACGAGATCAGGGAAACTTATAGTAATACTGAAAAAATAGATACGCTGCGCACCGCAGCTTTTGTAGGGGCCATCAATAAAATAGCCGTATCCTATAAAAACCTGGGCGTTTGGCCGTGATGGTATTCAAAACAGAAAAAGGAGAGGCGGGTATTATATCCGCCTTTTTTTGTTGATATATTTTTAGAAATATGATTTAAAAGAGTTTTTGATTTATTAAACATAATTTAATATCAGTAACTTACGCTGTCTTTCCTTATCAGTGGATAAAATAAAATGACCAATTATAAAACATCATTGTTTATAAGTTTCACAGCTAAGCTCAGATTAGGCCGCAATTATACCCCGGTTGTGGCTTTAGTGGGCGTAATTGATAAATTATTTATAGTTTGCATCTAATTATACATGGAGCGACGAAGAAGATCAAGGCGAACAAACAGAACAAGCAGAAATGTTAGGAAGGTTTTAAAGAAGATCAAGCCGGTGTGGATCATAAAAGCGATCCTCTACGGCCTGGGTATCTATTGCTTTTTCTATTGCAAAAGGGAATATGCCGCTACGCTCGTCAGTTTTCAGACAGTCGTGGTAACCGGTATAATTTCGGGCCTTATATTATCTTTTATTATCGAGCGCCAGTTTAAATATTATCTCTTTTCTATCATATTATTCGGAAGCTTGTTTATGGCGGTGTTGTTCAAAATTAACCGCAGTTTCGCCAGCAGCAGGGAAGAAAAGATAAAGGCGCAGATATTAAACAAGGCTGTTAAGTCGGCCAAGACCGAAGGCTCGAGGGTTAATATTGAATACGACGATTTTAGTAAGGATATTGATATTGAGCGCATACAGGAATACCTGATGGGCCCGTCAGATTATATCATTCTAACCGCACACAAAGGAGGCCTTGGATACTATATAATTACATACAAGGAACTTGTCGATCAATAGGTACTCCTCCCGCAATCATCACCTTTTGCCTCCTGTTGCTAATTCTTTAAATTGATTCTAAATAAGATTAATGACTTGTAACAGTCATTTTAATGATTTGTATCAATCGTTATTAATTTTACGTTTTGTATTTTTGCAGAACCAAAACATTTTTGAAAACCGCTAATGAAGAAAAGTTCAATATTTGGTATAGTTGTTATTGCAGTGGCGATAGCTGTTATTATCAGCACCTATGCCAGTTCAAGCACTTATGCTTCTTTCCGCGAAGCAAAACAAACGAATAGCGAATTACACGTAATAGGACACCTGGACAAGCAAAAAGAGCTGTATTATGACGCTACTAAAGATGCTAACTATTTTTCCTTTTATGTAAAGGATGATAAGGGAGATGAGTGCAAGGTTGTATTTACAGGTACCAAGCCCGAGGACTTTGAACGCTCGCAGCAAATTGTACTTACCGGCCGGATGGTGAACGACGAGTTTCATGCATCCAAAATATTGATGAAGTGCCCGTCCAAGTACACCCAGGATAAATTAGAAACTACAGAGGTCTCAGCAAAAAAGGCCGACATATAATTAATGGCAATAGATTATAAAGGTGAACACCTTTTCCCGGGGCATTTAGGTCAGATTTTCGTTGTACTTTCTTTTGGGGCGGCCCTGTTGTCGTTAATAAGCTACTACTACGCCACTACGGATAAAACAGGTAATGATAAATCGTGGCACAAACTTGCCCGCGTCGCTTTTTTTATCAACTCGGTATCCATTATCGGTGTAGGTACTTGTCTTTTCTACATTCTGTATAATCACTATTTCGAATATCACTACGCCTGGAACTATACGTCGCGCTCGTTGCCTGTTTACTATTTGGTATCCGGTTTCTGGAACGGCCAGGAAGGCGGCTTCCTGCTCTGGACGTTTTGGCAGGCGGTATTGGGTAATATCCTGATATGGAAAGCAAGATCGTGGGAGCGCCCGGTAATGACCGTTATTGCACTTTCGCAGGTCATACTTGCTACCATGATATTGGGGATTGACATTTTCGGGCAGCGCATAGGCAGTTCACCGTTTTTACTGTTGCGGAATGCCATGGAGGCGCCTATCTTCCAAAGCCCCGATTATCTTTCCTTTATTAAGGACGGGCAGGGGATGAACCCTTCCCTCCAGAATTACTGGATGGTGATTCACCCGCCAACGCTTTTTCTTGGTCTGGCGTCTATGGTTGTGCCGTTTGCTTATGCAATAGCAGGGCTTTGGCAGCGAAAATATAAAGAATGGATTACCCAGGCTATCCCTTATGCGCTGTTTGCGGGTATGGTACTGGGTACAGGTATTATCATGGGATCGTTTTGGGCGTACGAATCATTGAACTTTGGTGGGTTCTGGGCTTGGGACCCTATTGAGAACGCTTCAGTTTTTCCATGGCTCACTTTGGTAGGCGCGCTGCACGTGATGATCGTATACAAAAATACAGGGCACTCCTACATCATGGCTACCTTCCTGGTGCTTATTAGTTTTGTGCTGGTTTGGTATTCATCGTTCCTTGCCCGCAGCGGAATACTGGGCGATACTTCTGTACATGCCTTTACCGATCTTGGCATGTTCTGGCACCTGGTTACTGGTATTCTCGTTTTTCTTTTCCTGGCAGTTTACCTGCCGGTAATAAGATGGAAGGAACTGCCGCGTTCAACTAAAGACGAAGATACTTACTCGCGCGAATTCTGGATGTTCGTCGGCTCGGTTTTCCTGGCTCTTTCGTGTTTGCAGTTGGTTGTGGTTACCTCGGTACCTGTTTGGAACGCCATATTCGGCACCAAAATAGCACCCCCTTCAAACCAGGTAGCGCTATACAATGTTTTCCAGTCGGCTTTTGCGATCCTGGTTACCATACTTGCCGGTTTTACACAGTTCCTGAAATATAAAAAGACGGATCGCGCTAAGTTCCTGGCGCAAGCCATCACATACCTTATCGTTGCTGTTTTGGTAACGGTGATCGTGGTTTATTTCACCGGGATATATCGGTTGAAAGTCGTGTTCATATTGCTGATGCTCGGCTCCGTCTATTCTGTTTTTGTAAACGGGAAAGTACTGGTGGATGCTTTCAAAGGCAAATTCAAACTGGCCGGGTCGGCTGTCGCGCATATCGGTTTTGGTTTGCTGATGGTTGGCGCGCTGATAGCTGCCGGAACGAGCAAGGTAATATCTGAGAACACAACAGGGGAGCAATTCAGCCCTGATTTTGCCAAAGAAAGCAATCCTAAAGAAAATATTATAGTTTACCGTAATGAACCCGTAAAGATGGGGCCATACCGGGTAAGTTACGTGGGCGATTCCGTATCGGCCCCCGACCACTTCTTCAAAATATTATACCAGCGCCTTGATGCTGCGGGCAACGTTAAGGAAGAATTTATGCTAAAGCCCAAAGCGCAGGTAAACAAGCAAATGGGTGGCTTTGCCGCATCGCCTGACACCAAGCATTATTTTTTCCACGATCTGTATACACACATCACCATGTTTAACGCCCTTACTCCCGAAGAAAACTCGCAGGGTGACGAAAAGCATGGTGAAGACGATGACAAAAATTATGACCCGCCCATGCCGCACCAGGTAAGGGTAGGCGATACCATACACTATCGCGACGGCTATATCGTGTTCAAAGGATTGGGCCTGGATAATAAAGTGGCCAATTTGCAGCTTGGAAAGAACGAGGCAGCCATTGGCGCCGACCTGGAAGTGGTATCTCGCGGCAAAACTTACACAGCACGGCCGCTGTATGTGATGAAAAGCAACGGGGTATTCGGTTTTCCAAAAAAGATAGACGATTTAGGCTTAAAACTTGCCCTCACTAAAATTACGCCTGCTACCAAACAGGCCGAGATAACGGTTTACCAGCAACCTGAAGGCAAAAAGAAATTTATTGTAATGCGGGCTATAGAGTTTCCGTATATCAATTTCTTCTGGTCGGGTACCATCATTATGGTCATCGGTTTCCTGATGTCTATATTCAGGAGAAACAAGGAGTTGAAGACGGATTAAATTCGGCTTATATTTACAAAATTACATCCGCTGTCTGTATCCCCACAGACAACTACTTAAATATGCGCATCACCATCATCGGTTCGGGCAATGTGGCCACACATCTTGGGGCGGCTTTTAAAAATGCCGGGCACCATATCGTCCAGGTGTATAGCAGGGATATACAAAACGCCTCAATACTTGCTTATCATATCAGAGCCGAAGCAATTAACGAACTGGCAGAAATTAACCCAGATACTGATCTGTTCATTATATCAGTAAAGGATGACGCAATAGGTGGGCTGGCCAAAGAACTTGGTAAATACGGCAAACTGATCGCGCATACATCCGGAGCTACTTCATTGGACGAGTTGTCGCAATTCACAACAAAAGCTGGAGTATTTTATCCATTGCAAACTTTTAGCAAAACCAAAGAAGTAAATTTCAATACGGTTCCGCTTTGTATTGAAGGCACCGATGAACAAACTACCCGGTTATTGGAGGAGTTGGCGCTATCTATTTCCCAAAATGTTTACCGGGTTGATTCGGAAAAACGGAAAATATTGCACCTGGCGGCGGTATTTGCCTGTAATTTCCCCAATTACCTGTATTATGCTGCCGGCTCCATTCTTGACAAGCATGGCCTTGATTTCAATATGCTGCGACCGCTGATACTTGAAACGGCAGAAAAAATGATGGACCATTTGCCCCAAAACGTACAGACGGGTCCAGCAGTGCGCAACGATGAAAAAACGATGGCCGGGCATATGAAATTATTGGGTAATAGTGCTGATTTGCAGCAGGTATATGCGCTGTTAAGTCAGTTGATTATCAAAATGGATAAATAGCGTAACCCTGCACAGGTAATTTTGTTACTTTTGCCCCAATGAACATCTATAAAGTTAAGATCAGCTTTGAGGAGAAGGGACACGAACCGGTTGAGTTACCCATTGCCGAAGGTGAATCTGTGCTGGACGTTTGCCTCGAGAACGGCATCGAACTTCAGCATAATTGCGGTGGGGTATGCGGTTGCAGCACCTGCCATATTTACGTGAACAAGGGGATGGATAACATCCAGGAAATATCGGATAAAGAAGAGGATTTTATAGACCGTGCTGTCAATCCCCGTATTAATTCGAGGCTTGGTTGCCAGTGTGTGGTGATCGATGGGGATATTGAGGTTACTTTGCCCGATCAGTCGAATTTCCTGGGTCATTAAAAAGAATTTTACGTATAACGTACGACAAAAATGAACGACAATAAATTTGCCCTGCCCATACACTGGAACGATTACGAGGATATTGCCATGGAGCTTTATGAAAAGTTCGGCGACGATTTCGACGAATCGAAGATATACCGCATTCGTTTCACCGATCTTTTGGAATGGGTACTAAGTCTGCCTAACTTTGCCGGCACCCGCGAGCAATCGAATGAAGGCCACCTGGAGCAGATACAGTCGGCTTGGGTATACGAGTGGCGGGACAATCAATAGTTTTAGTTGAAATGTTGTAAGGTTGGGAAGTTGTAAGTTTTACGATGACCAATACCAGATTACAAGCAAAATCGGTGTAATCATCTAAACCAATCAGTGTAATCGTAATATAATCAGTGGAATCGTTTCTAAATAAATTAAAAGATATTTCAACCTTCATTTTTGATGTGGACGGGGTGCTGACCGATGGTTCTGTTTATGTTACAGACAGTGGTGAACAATTCAGGCAGTTTAACATTAAAGACGGATATGCGATACAGCTTGCGGTAAAAACGGGCTATAATGTCTGCGCCATATCAGGAAGCCGGTCCAAGATATCTATTCACCGTTTAAACAGTCTTGGTGTAAAGGATGTTTATGTAGGTGCGCATACCAAATCAGACAATTTCAGGCTGTACCTGGAAGAGAAGCATGTGTTGCCGGCCAGTGTACTATTTATGGGTGATGATATACCCGACCTGGAAGTAATGAAATTGGCGGGCCTTGCCGTTTGCCCTGCGGATGCCGCCGAAGAAATAAAAGCCATAAGCCAGTATATATCGCCGCTGCCCGGTGGCAGGGGCGCTGTACGCGATGTTATCGAGAAGGTGCTGAAGGTGCAGGGCAAGTGGATGAGCGAACAGGCGTATAGCTGGTGATTTGATTTACGATTTTAGATTTACGAATAACGATTTGAATACTGTTCCCAAAATTATTCTCGCATCCAAGTCTCCGCGCCGCCAGGAGCTTTTGCGCCTTATGGATATCGATTTTCGCATTGTACTGAAAGATGTCGATGAATCGTACCCTGAAAACCTGACTCCTGAAGAGACAGCGGTTTATATTGCCGAAAAGAAAGCAAAAGCGTTTGATGAGTCGGTAGAAGATGAGGTTGTTCTTACCGCCGATACCATAGTTAACGTAGGCGGGCAGATATTGGGCAAACCGGAAACCGTTGAACAGGCCGCCGAAATGCTGCGGACGCTCTCAGGAAAAGTCCACAAGGTTGTCACCGGTGTTTGCCTGTTATACAGGCATAAATACAATTTATTTCATGATGTGTCTGAAGTTTTCTTTCGTAAACTGACGGATGAGGAGATCAATTTCTACGTTAATAAGTATCAGCCGCTTGATAAGGCCGGGGCCTACGGTATACAGGAATGGATAGGGCTTATAGGCATTGAACGTATAAACGGTTCGTATACCAATGTTGTTGGCTTGCCTACAGAAAAATTATATCAGCAGCTGAAAAGGCTGGGTTAACAGAAATATAATTTTTCTAAATTTACGTCATAACCCCTTATGACACAATGGAAGAGCCAGAAGTCCCAACCGAACATTTACACGAACATATTCACGAAGCTGCGCACCAGGGCCATGATAGATGGTCGATGCGGGTGGCTATTTCAACCGCGTTTATGGCCGCTTTTGCAGCTGTAAGCAGCCTGATGGCGGGGCACCAATCCAACGAGGCATTGATCACACAGGTAAAGGCTTCCGATCAATGGTCGTACTACAATGCAAAAGGTATCAAAGCCGAAGTGGCCGACGCGGTATTGCAATTAAAAGAAACCAATAAATCTGATGCCTCCGAAGCAGCGGCAGCAGCAAGGAAAGAAAAGTTAAAGAAGGACCAGGAAAAGATACAGGAAGAGGCCCGGAAGTTGGAAGCAGAGTCGGAAGAGCACCTGAACAAAGACATGCTGCTTGCTCGGGCCGTTACCTTTTTCCAGATAGCGATATCCATTTCGGCAATGTCGCTACTGTCAAAGAAAAAGCCGTTATGGTATGTCAGCCTCGTCCTGTTTGCTCTTGGTATACTGCAATTCGTAATAGGGTTATATCCTGATCTATTTGGCTTGTTAAAGAATTTATAACAGGTTATTTGAATATAAAGCCGTTGTTACCCCTGTTTATGTCGGGCAGCGTAGCATCCGGGTCCACAATTACGCTTTTAACCTCGCCTGTTGTAGGAACCATAAAGGTCACCATGTTATTTTGCAGCCACGCCTCAACCGGTATCTTTACACGCTGCTTTGTACCGTCCTTTAATTTTACTTCAACGGTAAATGGCATGGCCATTTGCTCAAGGTTGGCAACAGTAACACTAAGGCCCTGCTTCGGGTCGTTGTTTACATATCCGGCGCTTAGCAGTTCCAGATCCAGCTTAAGATTATTGTAGAACCAGCCTTTCCAGAACCAGGAAAGGTCTTCGCCGGCGCCATTATCCATCGACCGGAAAAAATCATCAGGTTGAGGATGTTTAAACGCCCATTTGTTGATGTAGTTCCTGAAGGCATAATCAAACCTGTCTGGTCCCAGTATCTGCTCGCGCAGCAACACCAGCCCAAACGCGGTTTTGTAATAGGTAATGGGGTGACGGTATTTTTCCGGCACAGCATCGGCAGCGGTCATGATAGTGGGCGCATCAGGATCGAGTATGGTTGGAATAATCTCATCAGCAGGATTACCACCGCCCGGGGCGTATTCGCTGTCGCGTTTAGGGGCAAATTCACCATTATTGATTACGTCAGATGCATAAACATCAATAAATGTATTAAAACCCTCATCCATCCATGCGTAGCGACGCTCGTTCGACCCAACTATCATCGGGAACCAATTATGGCCTATCTCGTGCGCTGTTACCCAAAAAAGGTCTTTCCCCTTGTCTGTGATACCATCAAACACAATACCGGGGTATTCCATACCACCGGCGACACCGGCCTCATTAATAGCTACAGGGTAAGGGTATACGAACCATTTTTCAGAAAAATACTCTATCGATTTTTTTAAATATTCTGTAGCCCTGTTCCAGGCGCTGTCGCCAACACTTTCCACCGGGTAAACAGACATGGCAAGCGATTTTTTTCCGCCGGACAAATTAACCCGTGCCGCATCCCACACATAAGCCTTTGATGCGCCAAAGGCCACATCGCGCGTGTTATTCATCTTGAAATGCCAGGTTAGCATGCCTTTGCGTACAGGTCGTGATGCAGGGTCGTTCACCTCTTTAACATCACGTATCATAATGGTTTTATCGCTATTGCGGGCTGCCGCAAGGCGATCTATTTGTTTTTGGGTCAATACCTCTTTTGGGTTTAATAACTCGCCAGAACCGGCCACGATCATATCCCATGGAACCGTCACCTCGTAATCGATATCGCCGTACTCGCAATAAAACTCCCCACTTCCCAGGAAAGGCAATGTATCCCAGCCCTCATTATCGTCATACACACACATTCGCGGGAACCATTGTGCAATCTCGTATATCTTGCCGTTTTTAGTGTCGTTGTAGTCGGTGCGATTGCCGAATACGCCCGGTATAGTGTAGTGGTACGTAATGCGCAGTCGTAT
Above is a window of Mucilaginibacter ginsenosidivorans DNA encoding:
- a CDS encoding Maf family nucleotide pyrophosphatase, producing MNTVPKIILASKSPRRQELLRLMDIDFRIVLKDVDESYPENLTPEETAVYIAEKKAKAFDESVEDEVVLTADTIVNVGGQILGKPETVEQAAEMLRTLSGKVHKVVTGVCLLYRHKYNLFHDVSEVFFRKLTDEEINFYVNKYQPLDKAGAYGIQEWIGLIGIERINGSYTNVVGLPTEKLYQQLKRLG
- a CDS encoding DUF4337 domain-containing protein — its product is MEEPEVPTEHLHEHIHEAAHQGHDRWSMRVAISTAFMAAFAAVSSLMAGHQSNEALITQVKASDQWSYYNAKGIKAEVADAVLQLKETNKSDASEAAAAARKEKLKKDQEKIQEEARKLEAESEEHLNKDMLLARAVTFFQIAISISAMSLLSKKKPLWYVSLVLFALGILQFVIGLYPDLFGLLKNL
- the ccsA gene encoding cytochrome c biogenesis protein CcsA is translated as MAIDYKGEHLFPGHLGQIFVVLSFGAALLSLISYYYATTDKTGNDKSWHKLARVAFFINSVSIIGVGTCLFYILYNHYFEYHYAWNYTSRSLPVYYLVSGFWNGQEGGFLLWTFWQAVLGNILIWKARSWERPVMTVIALSQVILATMILGIDIFGQRIGSSPFLLLRNAMEAPIFQSPDYLSFIKDGQGMNPSLQNYWMVIHPPTLFLGLASMVVPFAYAIAGLWQRKYKEWITQAIPYALFAGMVLGTGIIMGSFWAYESLNFGGFWAWDPIENASVFPWLTLVGALHVMIVYKNTGHSYIMATFLVLISFVLVWYSSFLARSGILGDTSVHAFTDLGMFWHLVTGILVFLFLAVYLPVIRWKELPRSTKDEDTYSREFWMFVGSVFLALSCLQLVVVTSVPVWNAIFGTKIAPPSNQVALYNVFQSAFAILVTILAGFTQFLKYKKTDRAKFLAQAITYLIVAVLVTVIVVYFTGIYRLKVVFILLMLGSVYSVFVNGKVLVDAFKGKFKLAGSAVAHIGFGLLMVGALIAAGTSKVISENTTGEQFSPDFAKESNPKENIIVYRNEPVKMGPYRVSYVGDSVSAPDHFFKILYQRLDAAGNVKEEFMLKPKAQVNKQMGGFAASPDTKHYFFHDLYTHITMFNALTPEENSQGDEKHGEDDDKNYDPPMPHQVRVGDTIHYRDGYIVFKGLGLDNKVANLQLGKNEAAIGADLEVVSRGKTYTARPLYVMKSNGVFGFPKKIDDLGLKLALTKITPATKQAEITVYQQPEGKKKFIVMRAIEFPYINFFWSGTIIMVIGFLMSIFRRNKELKTD
- a CDS encoding KdsC family phosphatase, which translates into the protein MESFLNKLKDISTFIFDVDGVLTDGSVYVTDSGEQFRQFNIKDGYAIQLAVKTGYNVCAISGSRSKISIHRLNSLGVKDVYVGAHTKSDNFRLYLEEKHVLPASVLFMGDDIPDLEVMKLAGLAVCPADAAEEIKAISQYISPLPGGRGAVRDVIEKVLKVQGKWMSEQAYSW
- a CDS encoding 2Fe-2S iron-sulfur cluster-binding protein, giving the protein MNIYKVKISFEEKGHEPVELPIAEGESVLDVCLENGIELQHNCGGVCGCSTCHIYVNKGMDNIQEISDKEEDFIDRAVNPRINSRLGCQCVVIDGDIEVTLPDQSNFLGH
- a CDS encoding Rossmann-like and DUF2520 domain-containing protein — translated: MRITIIGSGNVATHLGAAFKNAGHHIVQVYSRDIQNASILAYHIRAEAINELAEINPDTDLFIISVKDDAIGGLAKELGKYGKLIAHTSGATSLDELSQFTTKAGVFYPLQTFSKTKEVNFNTVPLCIEGTDEQTTRLLEELALSISQNVYRVDSEKRKILHLAAVFACNFPNYLYYAAGSILDKHGLDFNMLRPLILETAEKMMDHLPQNVQTGPAVRNDEKTMAGHMKLLGNSADLQQVYALLSQLIIKMDK
- the iscX gene encoding Fe-S cluster assembly protein IscX, yielding MNDNKFALPIHWNDYEDIAMELYEKFGDDFDESKIYRIRFTDLLEWVLSLPNFAGTREQSNEGHLEQIQSAWVYEWRDNQ
- a CDS encoding M1 family metallopeptidase, whose product is MKLRSILTCLIILTAFFVQAQRKNRPVTADTIISNYQPADLFAPMFYPERGNDQHAANGEPGIKYWQNRVNYQIKAAIDTNTKTLSATETIDYLNNSPDALQYLWLQLDQNTYKKDARSNYYTDAAPTQHTSGYEIESVAIDRGDVVKKVDFIITDTRMQVRLPNAVKPNGGVIRLRITYHYTIPGVFGNRTDYNDTKNGKIYEIAQWFPRMCVYDDNEGWDTLPFLGSGEFYCEYGDIDYEVTVPWDMIVAGSGELLNPKEVLTQKQIDRLAAARNSDKTIMIRDVKEVNDPASRPVRKGMLTWHFKMNNTRDVAFGASKAYVWDAARVNLSGGKKSLAMSVYPVESVGDSAWNRATEYLKKSIEYFSEKWFVYPYPVAINEAGVAGGMEYPGIVFDGITDKGKDLFWVTAHEIGHNWFPMIVGSNERRYAWMDEGFNTFIDVYASDVINNGEFAPKRDSEYAPGGGNPADEIIPTILDPDAPTIMTAADAVPEKYRHPITYYKTAFGLVLLREQILGPDRFDYAFRNYINKWAFKHPQPDDFFRSMDNGAGEDLSWFWKGWFYNNLKLDLELLSAGYVNNDPKQGLSVTVANLEQMAMPFTVEVKLKDGTKQRVKIPVEAWLQNNMVTFMVPTTGEVKSVIVDPDATLPDINRGNNGFIFK
- a CDS encoding cytochrome c maturation protein CcmE domain-containing protein, which gives rise to MKKSSIFGIVVIAVAIAVIISTYASSSTYASFREAKQTNSELHVIGHLDKQKELYYDATKDANYFSFYVKDDKGDECKVVFTGTKPEDFERSQQIVLTGRMVNDEFHASKILMKCPSKYTQDKLETTEVSAKKADI